The following coding sequences are from one Shewanella putrefaciens window:
- the fliM gene encoding flagellar motor switch protein FliM, whose translation MSDLLSQDEIDALLHGVDDVDDDDDLDAASQDARSYDFSSQDRIVRGRMPTLEIVNERFARHLRISMFNMMRRAAEVSINGVQMLKFGEYVHTLFVPTSLNMVRFSPLKGTALITMEARLVFILVDNFFGGDGRFHAKIEGREFTPTERRIVQLLLKIIFEDYKDAWAPVMDVEFDYLDSEVNPAMANIVSPTEVVVINSFHIEVDGGGGDFHITMPYSMIEPIRELLDAGVQSDKQDTDMRWSQALHDEIMDVKVGFDACVVEHELTLKDVMNFKAGDIIPVELPEYIMMKIEDLPTYRCKMGRSRDNLALKIYEKIPRPETVKTELQLVTRKGKARDISEL comes from the coding sequence GTGAGTGATTTATTAAGCCAAGACGAAATTGATGCGCTACTGCATGGGGTTGATGACGTCGATGACGATGATGATCTTGATGCTGCTAGCCAAGATGCGCGATCCTACGACTTTTCATCCCAAGATCGTATTGTACGTGGGCGCATGCCCACACTCGAAATTGTTAACGAGCGATTTGCGCGTCATCTACGTATTAGCATGTTCAATATGATGCGCCGTGCGGCTGAAGTGTCGATCAATGGCGTACAGATGCTCAAGTTTGGTGAGTACGTACATACCTTATTCGTCCCAACCAGTCTAAACATGGTACGTTTTAGTCCACTCAAAGGGACTGCACTTATCACCATGGAAGCTCGCTTAGTGTTTATCCTTGTGGATAACTTTTTTGGCGGTGATGGCCGGTTCCATGCCAAGATTGAAGGGCGTGAGTTTACCCCTACTGAGCGGCGGATTGTACAGCTTCTTTTAAAAATTATCTTTGAAGATTATAAAGATGCTTGGGCTCCAGTCATGGATGTCGAATTCGACTATCTTGACTCTGAAGTTAACCCTGCCATGGCGAATATTGTCAGTCCAACCGAAGTGGTGGTGATAAACTCCTTCCATATTGAGGTGGACGGCGGCGGCGGGGATTTTCACATTACTATGCCGTACTCCATGATCGAACCTATTCGAGAGTTGTTGGATGCAGGGGTGCAAAGTGATAAGCAAGATACGGATATGCGCTGGTCACAGGCATTACATGATGAAATCATGGATGTAAAAGTGGGATTCGATGCATGCGTTGTTGAGCATGAGTTAACGCTCAAAGATGTAATGAACTTTAAAGCCGGTGATATTATTCCAGTTGAATTGCCTGAATATATCATGATGAAAATCGAAGACCTACCGACTTACCGCTGTAAAATGGGGCGTTCTCGCGATAATTTAGCGCTCAAAATATATGAAAAAATACCCCGTCCAGAAACAGTAAAAACTGAACTCCAATTAGTGACGCGCAAAGGCAAAGCTAGAGATATATCTGAATTATAA
- the fliL gene encoding flagellar basal body-associated protein FliL, translating into MANEESLELENTDTPKSKKKLFIFIGIGVLVALLIGGALWFFLGSSDESSSEAVEAVVETPSNDKLVASYVPMPRPFLFNLPGPDRARLVEIKVQLMVRGSDDEVLIQKHIPLIEDALLTTFSSSDVQKLSTQAGKDEARQLALLSVQNTLQSVTGRKVVEKVLFTGFVMQ; encoded by the coding sequence ATGGCCAACGAAGAATCGTTAGAACTTGAAAATACTGATACGCCTAAAAGTAAGAAAAAACTTTTTATTTTTATTGGTATCGGTGTACTCGTTGCACTATTGATTGGTGGTGCATTATGGTTTTTTCTCGGCAGTTCAGATGAGTCATCCTCTGAAGCTGTAGAGGCTGTGGTTGAAACACCTTCAAATGATAAACTGGTCGCCTCTTATGTGCCCATGCCTCGTCCTTTTCTCTTTAATTTACCCGGGCCAGATCGGGCTCGTTTAGTCGAAATTAAAGTACAGCTGATGGTCCGAGGTTCCGATGATGAGGTCCTGATACAAAAACATATTCCGCTCATTGAAGATGCTCTCCTGACAACTTTTAGCAGTTCAGATGTGCAAAAGTTAAGCACTCAAGCAGGTAAGGATGAAGCTCGTCAATTAGCACTTCTTAGTGTTCAAAATACACTGCAATCCGTAACGGGACGTAAAGTGGTCGAAAAAGTGCTATTCACCGGTTTTGTGATGCAATAA
- a CDS encoding flagellar hook-length control protein FliK: protein MQQMTNILLPKAANNNASAGKASTPETRSEDFSAALASVNSVSSSTQKPSTSQERAIELTKSASSNDISQDEEDDVSLIFAQISMANEMKKTAAEGDKLPLLQEMDLDIGTSAVEAESCFSSELDKLAELLVDSSDTDESGVALIAEADATNLPDINLALPLSTPAMLDGAIASQNNGELPEQSVLVEESTVELVSQEAAKQQKQGIVDAQPIMGENDSIRSFSADKSSIAQQNAFTTGLKDTNSIDGTKKESFVSATTAALNTLGTAEDVATPKNIELDGSERLATNVQLKDAKLAVTLESSSPTAFNLDDEVASEFKPVSVTTSPTQPQVNRQDIPQIQLSLRQGVETPNQMQEMIQRFSPVMKQQLITMVSNGIQHAEIRLDPPELGHMTVKIQVHGDQTQVQFHVTQSQTRDMVEQAIPRLRELLQEQGMQLADSHVSQGEQEQGRDGGFGESNGSGSTNLDEFSAEELDLGLNQTTSLHSGIDYYA, encoded by the coding sequence ATGCAACAAATGACGAATATATTATTACCAAAAGCGGCAAATAATAATGCAAGCGCAGGTAAAGCATCGACTCCAGAAACGCGTAGTGAAGATTTTTCTGCAGCTTTAGCCTCTGTTAACAGTGTTTCCTCATCTACCCAAAAGCCTTCAACGTCTCAAGAACGCGCGATTGAACTGACTAAATCAGCATCCTCCAATGATATATCCCAAGATGAAGAGGATGATGTGAGTTTGATTTTTGCCCAGATTAGCATGGCAAACGAAATGAAAAAAACGGCCGCAGAGGGCGACAAATTGCCGCTACTGCAGGAAATGGATCTGGATATTGGTACTTCTGCCGTTGAAGCTGAGAGTTGTTTTTCCTCTGAGTTAGATAAATTAGCCGAGTTATTAGTTGATTCGTCAGATACGGATGAATCGGGTGTAGCTTTGATTGCTGAGGCTGATGCCACTAACTTACCCGACATTAATTTGGCTTTACCCCTATCAACGCCAGCCATGCTAGATGGAGCTATTGCGTCACAAAACAATGGGGAACTGCCAGAGCAGAGCGTATTGGTTGAAGAAAGCACGGTCGAATTGGTTAGCCAAGAAGCCGCTAAACAACAGAAACAAGGGATAGTAGATGCTCAACCTATTATGGGAGAAAATGATAGTATCAGGTCTTTTTCTGCAGATAAGTCGTCTATTGCCCAACAAAATGCTTTTACAACGGGTCTAAAAGATACAAACAGTATTGATGGTACAAAGAAGGAATCTTTTGTTAGTGCAACCACTGCAGCCTTAAATACATTAGGGACTGCGGAGGATGTGGCAACTCCGAAAAACATTGAGCTAGATGGATCAGAACGGCTTGCGACAAACGTACAACTTAAAGATGCCAAGTTAGCTGTTACATTAGAATCAAGTTCACCGACGGCATTTAATCTTGATGACGAAGTCGCCTCTGAGTTTAAACCCGTTTCAGTGACAACATCACCTACTCAACCGCAAGTGAATCGTCAAGATATCCCGCAAATTCAACTTTCACTGCGTCAAGGCGTTGAAACGCCAAATCAGATGCAGGAGATGATCCAACGATTTTCTCCGGTGATGAAACAACAGCTCATTACGATGGTGAGTAATGGTATCCAACACGCTGAAATTCGTCTTGATCCACCTGAGCTTGGCCATATGACGGTCAAAATCCAAGTGCACGGCGATCAAACCCAAGTACAGTTTCATGTGACTCAATCTCAAACCCGTGACATGGTTGAGCAAGCTATCCCTCGATTACGTGAATTATTGCAAGAGCAAGGAATGCAACTCGCAGATAGTCATGTATCACAAGGTGAGCAAGAACAAGGTCGCGATGGTGGTTTTGGCGAAAGTAACGGTTCTGGGAGCACAAATTTGGATGAATTCTCAGCAGAAGAACTGGATTTAGGTTTAAATCAAACTACTAGTCTGCATTCTGGTATAGATTATTACGCTTAA
- the fliJ gene encoding flagellar export protein FliJ: MANADPLLLVLNLALDAEEQASLLLKSAQLECQKRQHQLNALNNYRLDYMKQMQSQQGQAISASHYHQFHRFIRQIDDAIAQQNRVVADGEKQKEYRQHHWLEKQKKRKAVELLLANKAKKRDALELKREQKMTDEFASQQFYRRHK, translated from the coding sequence ATGGCGAATGCAGATCCCTTATTACTGGTACTTAATTTAGCGCTTGATGCTGAAGAGCAAGCCTCGCTCTTACTGAAATCGGCCCAATTAGAATGTCAAAAACGCCAACATCAGCTCAATGCCTTAAACAACTATCGTTTAGATTACATGAAGCAAATGCAGTCTCAGCAAGGTCAAGCGATTAGCGCAAGTCATTATCACCAATTTCATCGTTTTATTCGTCAGATTGATGATGCCATAGCCCAACAAAACCGGGTGGTGGCTGATGGCGAAAAGCAAAAAGAGTATCGTCAGCACCATTGGCTAGAAAAACAAAAGAAGCGCAAGGCAGTTGAACTGCTTCTCGCTAATAAAGCGAAAAAACGCGATGCATTAGAATTGAAAAGAGAGCAGAAAATGACCGATGAGTTTGCATCTCAACAGTTTTACCGCCGACATAAATAG
- the fliI gene encoding flagellar protein export ATPase FliI, whose translation MQNRQHQLLSKFHQYIDKVPPFRAVASGQLVRVVGLTLEASGCRAPVGSLCSIETMAGDLVAEVVGFDDELLYLMPIEELRGVLPGARVIPLGEQTGLKVGLSLLGRVLDGNGVPLDGLGALQTDQYAPRHNSAINPLSRRAITEPLDVGVRAINAMLTVGKGQRMGLFAGSGVGKSVLLGMMTRGTTADIIVVGLVGERGREVKEFIEEILGEKGRARSVVIAAPADTSPLMRLRACETSTRIAEYFRDLGYNVLLLMDSLTRYAQAQREIALVVGEPPATKGYPPSVFAKLPRLVERAGNGGPGQGSITAFYTVLTEGDDQQDPIADASRAILDGHIVLSRALADSGHYPAIDIEASISRVAPMVISNEHLEAMRRVKQTYSLYQQNRDLISIGAYAQGSDPRIDNAIRLQPAMNAFLRQTMRDAFSFADSQSMLAQLAAQCK comes from the coding sequence ATGCAAAACCGTCAACACCAGCTGCTGAGTAAATTCCACCAATATATTGATAAAGTACCTCCTTTTCGCGCCGTTGCCAGTGGGCAATTGGTGCGGGTTGTTGGTCTCACTTTAGAGGCGAGTGGTTGCCGTGCGCCTGTTGGTAGTTTGTGTTCTATCGAAACCATGGCGGGAGATTTAGTGGCTGAGGTGGTCGGGTTTGATGATGAGTTACTCTATCTTATGCCCATTGAAGAGTTACGAGGTGTACTCCCTGGAGCGAGAGTCATTCCACTTGGAGAGCAAACAGGGCTTAAAGTAGGCTTATCTTTATTAGGCCGTGTACTCGATGGAAATGGTGTTCCTCTTGATGGATTAGGTGCGCTGCAAACCGATCAATATGCACCAAGACATAATTCTGCCATTAATCCCTTATCTCGCCGTGCAATAACGGAACCCCTTGATGTTGGCGTACGTGCGATTAATGCCATGTTGACCGTTGGTAAAGGTCAGCGCATGGGACTCTTTGCGGGCTCTGGTGTCGGTAAAAGTGTGCTTCTGGGTATGATGACCCGTGGTACTACTGCAGATATTATTGTGGTGGGGTTGGTTGGTGAACGGGGACGAGAAGTTAAAGAATTTATTGAAGAAATTTTGGGTGAAAAGGGGCGAGCTCGCTCCGTTGTTATTGCGGCTCCGGCGGATACCTCACCCTTAATGCGCCTTCGCGCCTGTGAAACGTCAACGCGTATCGCTGAGTATTTCCGTGATTTAGGCTATAACGTGTTGTTATTGATGGATAGCTTGACTCGATATGCCCAAGCGCAGCGGGAAATCGCTTTAGTGGTGGGGGAGCCGCCTGCAACAAAAGGTTATCCACCATCAGTATTTGCTAAATTGCCCCGTCTTGTCGAACGTGCGGGTAATGGTGGTCCTGGACAGGGATCTATTACGGCGTTTTATACCGTATTGACCGAAGGCGATGATCAACAAGATCCGATTGCCGATGCATCAAGAGCGATTCTGGATGGCCATATCGTATTATCGCGTGCTCTGGCTGATTCGGGGCACTATCCCGCGATTGATATTGAAGCATCAATTAGCCGTGTTGCTCCGATGGTTATTTCTAATGAGCATTTAGAAGCGATGCGTCGTGTAAAGCAAACCTATTCTTTATATCAACAGAATCGGGATTTGATTTCTATCGGGGCCTATGCCCAAGGTAGTGATCCTCGGATCGATAATGCGATACGTCTGCAACCGGCGATGAATGCCTTCTTAAGGCAAACCATGCGTGATGCCTTTAGCTTTGCAGATAGTCAATCGATGCTGGCTCAACTTGCTGCACAGTGTAAATAA
- the fliH gene encoding flagellar assembly protein FliH has product MSSSNPSDNKLSDKIVSDSEIEFSHWNLPDVTEVEDESISNLFGYSGKHIKPVTVEAIAPPTMAEIEHIRAQAEEEGFSEGKTQGFNEGLEKGRLEGLAQGHQEGFTQGHEQGLETGLEEAKGLINRFESLLNQFEKPLQLLDGDIELSLMTLAMALAKSVIGHELKTHPEQILSALRLGIESLPIKEQAVTIRLHPDDVILVEKLYSAAQLARNQWQLEVDPSLSPGECIISSQRSLVDLSLPSRIDAVFESLRSQHAHLTQQQQQRQEALAAEDAARISHHNQDAAGSELMQTESDIDSLQTNGDQDAKPSTPAAE; this is encoded by the coding sequence ATGAGTTCCTCTAATCCGAGTGACAATAAATTGTCGGATAAGATTGTCAGTGACAGTGAAATCGAATTTAGTCACTGGAACCTACCCGATGTGACAGAGGTTGAGGATGAAAGCATCTCTAATTTGTTTGGCTACTCTGGTAAGCACATCAAACCAGTCACGGTAGAAGCTATCGCACCTCCCACAATGGCTGAAATTGAGCATATTCGAGCTCAAGCGGAAGAAGAAGGCTTTAGTGAAGGTAAAACACAAGGTTTTAATGAGGGGTTAGAAAAAGGACGTTTAGAAGGATTAGCGCAAGGTCATCAAGAAGGTTTTACACAGGGCCATGAACAAGGCTTAGAAACGGGTCTTGAAGAAGCAAAGGGTTTAATCAATCGTTTTGAATCGTTACTCAATCAGTTTGAAAAACCCTTACAACTTCTCGATGGCGACATTGAGTTATCTTTAATGACCTTAGCGATGGCACTGGCTAAATCTGTTATTGGACATGAGTTAAAAACCCATCCTGAACAAATACTTTCCGCTTTACGTCTTGGTATTGAATCTTTACCTATTAAAGAGCAAGCAGTGACTATTAGGTTGCACCCTGATGACGTTATCCTCGTTGAGAAACTATATTCCGCAGCTCAATTGGCGCGCAATCAATGGCAACTCGAAGTCGATCCCTCTCTAAGCCCTGGAGAGTGCATTATTAGTAGTCAGCGTTCCTTGGTTGATTTAAGTTTACCATCGCGAATAGATGCAGTATTTGAATCTCTACGAAGTCAACATGCCCATTTAACGCAACAGCAGCAACAACGACAGGAAGCACTTGCCGCAGAAGATGCCGCAAGAATATCACATCATAATCAGGATGCTGCGGGATCGGAACTTATGCAAACTGAGTCAGATATTGATTCACTCCAAACGAATGGAGATCAAGATGCAAAACCGTCAACACCAGCTGCTGAGTAA